From a region of the Nonlabens dokdonensis DSW-6 genome:
- a CDS encoding HPF/RaiA family ribosome-associated protein has translation MTIQFNYQHVSGSTELENYTKEKLQTIFDRYSWVTSADVFFRTENTSSDQTGMIAEIRLSAPGPRLFAEESTETFHGSVNKVVDQLKTQCEKRKATIITHS, from the coding sequence ATGACTATTCAATTCAATTATCAACATGTTTCAGGTAGTACTGAACTTGAAAACTATACTAAAGAAAAATTACAAACTATTTTTGATCGTTACAGCTGGGTTACTAGCGCCGATGTTTTTTTTAGAACTGAAAATACATCAAGTGATCAAACAGGAATGATTGCTGAAATAAGACTCAGCGCTCCAGGTCCACGCCTATTTGCTGAAGAAAGTACAGAAACTTTTCATGGTTCTGTTAACAAAGTAGTAGACCAGCTTAAAACGCAATGTGAGAAAAGAAAGGCCACTATTATAACGCATTCATAA